One region of Salvia miltiorrhiza cultivar Shanhuang (shh) chromosome 3, IMPLAD_Smil_shh, whole genome shotgun sequence genomic DNA includes:
- the LOC131016992 gene encoding seipin-1 codes for MDKCKLPNPFIFCTKLLPSAMGASLLGRMATGVAAAAYVLMALMVAMVAAAVVGVGLVRWWAEEPLYVKESVQFDYSDAHPTALLTFGNGPAVPPGHTVYVSLSLLMPDSDYNRDVGIFQLSAELISGQGNVIARSSHPSMLRFRSWPIRYARTFLMGVPLVLGMTSETQRVTFPVLKHKEAAYPRTEDIRLTLIPRAGTSSLPQFYDAEVVVHSRPPWLKEVVHRWRLTFCVWTSLYVFVILVVFLVLLLKPLIFPVTVAKRGEEEESREAAAMEKREVSESLERWQTRRSKRKAALLEASSITLGTCSLQEGTGDSESVSS; via the exons ATGGACAAATGCAAGCTGCCCAACCCCTTCATTTTCTGCACAAAGCTCCTCCCGTCGGCGATGGGTGCATCCCTCCTAGGGAGGATGGCGACGGgcgtggcggcggcggcgtatGTGCTGATGGCGCTGATGGTGGCGATGGTTGCAGCGGCGGTGGTGGGCGTGGGGCTGGTGAGGTGGTGGGCGGAAGAGCCGCTTTATGTGAAAGAGAGTGTGCAGTTTGATTATAGTGATGCTCATCCCACCGCCCTCTTGACGTTCGGGAACGGCCCGGCCGTGCCGCCGGGCCACACCGTTTACGTCTCCTTGTCTCTCTTGATGCCCGATTCCGATTATAACAGAGATGTTGGCATATTTCAG TTGAGTGCTGAATTGATATCGGGGCAAGGAAACGTAATCGCGAGATCGAGTCATCCGAGCATGCTGCGATTCAGGAGTTGGCCGATCAGGTACGCGCGCACGTTCCTGATGGGAGTGCCGTTGGTATTAGGGATGACGAGCGAGACGCAGAGGGTAACCTTTCCTGTGTTGAAACACAAAGAAGCTGCTTATCCTCGTACGGAGGACATCCGCCTAACGTTAATCCCTCGGGCCGGGACCTCGTCCCTACCGCAGTTCTACGATGCGGAGGTTGTGGTCCACTCCAGGCCTCCTTGGCTCAAAGAGGTGGTGCATCGCTGGAGATTGACCTTCTGTGTTTGGACAAGCTTGTACGTTTTCGTGATCCTCGTCGTGTTCCTCGTCTTGCTCCTGAAGCCCCTGATTTTCCCCGTCACGGTGGCGAAGCGTGGAGAGGAGGAGGAGTCTCGAGAGGCGGCAGCAATGGAGAAGAGAGAGGTGTCTGAGTCTCTAGAGAGATGGCAAACAAGGAGAAGTAAAAGGAAGGCTGCCCTTCTTGAAGCTTCTAGCATCACTCTTGGTACCTGCAGCCTCCAAGAAGGCACTGGAGATTCTGAATCTGTTTCTTCCTAA